One Paraburkholderia agricolaris genomic region harbors:
- a CDS encoding YqcI/YcgG family protein — translation MPAELDDQQQDPATRGVSDWRSRTILGEQLGLTEVPAWLPDSYASLRDQVMHPEYPCFFGTIAERRGEMFYAFVNEKDTSTLPATMATFAALASRPEYRRNNIAIFFEPDAEPLSHDEYHDLFWDTLQFLHDQDPDPEADHQPDPSQEEWEFSFGGIQMFVVCACPSFAQRHSRNLGPGMVLLFQPRAVFVDTITNKVIGRQARNQVRERLRRWDDVPPHPDLGFYGDAGNLEWKQYFLDDRDVAAVDACPFLSRRARNAAQTKDADEATDEVQRRQPVEPTR, via the coding sequence ATGCCCGCTGAGCTCGATGACCAACAGCAGGATCCGGCGACACGCGGCGTGAGCGACTGGCGCTCACGCACGATTCTCGGCGAGCAGCTCGGGCTCACCGAGGTGCCCGCGTGGTTGCCCGACTCGTATGCAAGCTTGCGTGACCAGGTCATGCATCCGGAGTACCCGTGTTTCTTCGGCACGATTGCCGAGCGGCGCGGCGAGATGTTCTACGCATTCGTCAACGAGAAGGACACCAGCACGCTGCCCGCGACGATGGCGACCTTCGCGGCGCTTGCGTCGCGTCCGGAGTACCGGCGCAACAACATCGCGATCTTCTTCGAGCCGGATGCCGAACCCTTGTCGCACGACGAGTATCACGATCTGTTCTGGGACACCCTGCAATTTCTGCACGACCAGGACCCGGATCCGGAGGCGGACCACCAGCCGGACCCGTCGCAGGAGGAGTGGGAGTTTTCGTTCGGCGGCATCCAGATGTTCGTGGTCTGCGCATGCCCGTCGTTCGCCCAGCGGCACAGCCGCAATCTCGGCCCCGGCATGGTGCTGCTGTTCCAGCCGCGCGCGGTGTTCGTCGACACCATCACGAACAAGGTGATCGGGCGTCAGGCACGCAATCAGGTGCGCGAGCGTCTGCGTCGTTGGGACGATGTGCCGCCGCATCCGGATCTCGGCTTTTACGGCGACGCGGGCAATCTCGAGTGGAAGCAGTACTTCCTCGACGATCGCGATGTCGCGGCGGTGGACGCCTGTCCGTTTTTGAGCCGGCGTGCGCGCAATGCGGCGCAGACGAAGGACGCGGACGAGGCAACGGATGAAGTTCAGCGCAGGCAGCCGGTTGAACCGACGCGCTGA
- a CDS encoding peptide synthetase has translation MDKQTLLFDFSPYLDQRDEILPLIREFAAHDGFRSAAVEELELDDDFYRRPLRPEDLDFLLFKKPIRAETVSRLPSLASQRLLLTLNEAGVARLPRSVDADEFARFDGYYGERNQVLGARIRPFLENYAFTFVGDEASPQRDARAYRASLHELIDAESAFWRDAFGTLMRNDYLPEGLRFVMIQRWSLAPSRRIAVGRAVASGYFDAIDAANRPVLDDAANDALLARVAGFTGLTRREHSYWQFYLPTSLAKVNLLYALGSRPDRAFALLGAAFAAEAEALAFSLALAEACPHLVAPSSRGAAHPNANPHAGTSANAGAGADPLAALVARFEAALAELEARYGTQGLYRFGQGWGAAVKLASRARWDLGEQLRWLSSIDQYVRFAKGIDQRINAERPDIDRETFVEPREMCSTTHVHNDHRLVVIESGDMIFWGNVGMQLQMTRGDMVLIPDGRLHGSTVTSAECTYHQPIIPDEWIAELPPGTRPVPANAGLAPVAKAPTETAVAIAVTS, from the coding sequence GTGGACAAGCAAACTCTGCTTTTTGATTTTTCGCCGTACCTTGATCAACGGGACGAGATACTTCCGCTGATCCGTGAATTTGCCGCGCACGACGGTTTTCGCAGCGCGGCGGTCGAGGAGCTCGAACTGGACGACGATTTCTACCGCCGTCCGTTGCGCCCTGAAGACCTCGATTTCCTGTTGTTCAAGAAGCCGATCCGCGCCGAAACGGTCAGCCGTCTGCCGTCGCTCGCATCGCAACGATTGCTGCTGACACTCAACGAAGCGGGCGTTGCACGACTGCCGCGCAGTGTCGATGCCGACGAGTTCGCGCGCTTCGACGGCTATTACGGCGAGCGCAACCAGGTGCTTGGCGCGCGCATCCGGCCGTTCCTCGAGAACTATGCATTCACGTTCGTCGGCGATGAAGCGTCGCCGCAGCGGGATGCGCGCGCGTACCGGGCGAGTCTCCACGAACTGATCGACGCGGAAAGCGCGTTCTGGCGCGATGCATTCGGCACGCTGATGCGCAACGACTATTTGCCCGAAGGCCTGCGCTTCGTGATGATCCAGCGCTGGAGCCTCGCGCCGTCGCGCCGCATCGCGGTTGGCCGCGCGGTGGCGTCGGGCTATTTCGACGCGATCGATGCCGCGAACCGTCCGGTCCTCGACGATGCCGCCAATGACGCGCTACTCGCGCGCGTTGCGGGATTTACCGGCCTCACGCGCCGCGAACATTCGTACTGGCAGTTCTATCTGCCGACCAGCCTCGCGAAAGTGAACCTGCTGTACGCGCTCGGCTCGCGGCCGGACCGCGCGTTCGCGCTGCTCGGCGCGGCGTTTGCCGCCGAAGCCGAAGCGCTGGCGTTTTCACTAGCGCTGGCCGAAGCGTGCCCGCATCTGGTTGCGCCGTCGTCGCGCGGCGCGGCGCACCCCAATGCGAACCCGCATGCAGGCACGAGCGCCAATGCTGGCGCTGGCGCCGATCCGCTTGCCGCCCTCGTTGCCCGTTTCGAAGCCGCGCTTGCTGAACTCGAAGCACGCTACGGCACGCAAGGGCTGTATCGCTTTGGCCAGGGCTGGGGCGCTGCCGTCAAGCTCGCGAGTCGCGCGCGTTGGGATCTCGGCGAACAGCTGCGCTGGCTGTCGTCGATCGACCAGTACGTGCGCTTTGCCAAAGGCATCGATCAGCGTATCAACGCGGAACGGCCCGATATCGATCGCGAAACCTTCGTCGAGCCGCGCGAAATGTGTTCGACCACGCATGTGCATAACGATCATCGGCTGGTCGTCATCGAAAGCGGCGACATGATTTTCTGGGGCAACGTGGGCATGCAATTGCAAATGACGCGCGGCGACATGGTGCTGATTCCCGACGGCCGTCTGCACGGCTCGACCGTCACGTCGGCCGAGTGCACCTATCACCAGCCGATCATCCCCGACGAATGGATCGCGGAACTGCCGCCCGGCACGCGGCCGGTTCCAGCCAACGCGGGCCTTGCGCCCGTCGCGAAAGCCCCCACGGAGACGGCCGTTGCAATCGCCGTGACGTCATGA
- a CDS encoding thioesterase II family protein, which translates to MTRPVGSSSTVTLFCLPYAGGNAAIYREWPSRLPAWIRLVPLHIPGRGLRHNMQPMHRWPELLALLVEDMRPHLSEPFAIFGHSMGALIGIELAHAIRARYGVSPVWFGASACTAPTRRERELHWLSCPDEEFIDEVRSLNGMPDELLENREFMELVLPFLRADFHLCGSYEYRSRVPLHCPVLALAGAADPILDDDPQSVSAWSRETTGEFQLTSLDADHFFINTHRDAVIDLVSDSLGRATGAHVQCGTPERRAAAA; encoded by the coding sequence ATGACCCGGCCCGTTGGCTCCAGCAGCACCGTGACGCTGTTCTGTCTGCCTTATGCAGGCGGCAACGCGGCGATTTACCGTGAGTGGCCCTCACGTCTGCCGGCCTGGATCAGGCTGGTGCCGCTGCATATCCCGGGCCGTGGCCTGCGTCACAACATGCAGCCGATGCACCGGTGGCCTGAGTTGCTGGCGTTGCTTGTCGAGGACATGCGGCCTCATCTGAGCGAGCCGTTTGCGATCTTTGGCCATAGCATGGGCGCGCTTATCGGAATCGAACTCGCCCATGCAATCAGGGCCCGCTACGGCGTTTCGCCGGTGTGGTTCGGTGCGTCGGCGTGTACGGCTCCGACGCGGCGGGAGCGGGAGCTGCACTGGTTGAGTTGTCCTGACGAAGAGTTCATCGACGAAGTGCGTTCGCTCAACGGCATGCCTGACGAACTGCTCGAGAACCGCGAGTTCATGGAGCTTGTGCTGCCGTTTCTGCGGGCCGATTTTCATTTGTGCGGATCGTACGAATACCGCTCGCGCGTGCCGCTTCACTGTCCCGTGCTTGCCCTCGCGGGTGCCGCCGATCCGATTCTCGACGACGACCCGCAGAGCGTGTCCGCGTGGTCGCGGGAAACGACTGGCGAGTTTCAGTTGACGTCGCTCGACGCGGATCACTTTTTTATCAACACGCACCGCGATGCGGTGATTGACCTCGTGAGCGACAGCCTGGGTCGCGCGACCGGAGCACACGTGCAGTGCGGCACGCCGGAACGGCGCGCAGCGGCCGCCTGA
- a CDS encoding MbtH family protein, with protein MSWDDENAEFEVVINAEEQYSIWPGYKQIPGGWRAVGKQGKKAECLAYIEEHWTDMRPASLRRAMDGSSAAPEAAQPQPQSQAH; from the coding sequence ATGAGTTGGGACGATGAGAATGCCGAATTCGAGGTAGTGATCAACGCAGAGGAACAGTATTCGATCTGGCCAGGCTACAAGCAGATACCGGGCGGCTGGCGGGCCGTGGGCAAGCAGGGAAAGAAGGCCGAATGCCTGGCATACATCGAGGAGCATTGGACCGACATGCGGCCGGCCAGCTTGCGCCGGGCAATGGACGGCAGTAGCGCGGCGCCGGAAGCGGCCCAGCCGCAGCCGCAATCTCAGGCGCATTAA
- a CDS encoding efflux RND transporter periplasmic adaptor subunit — MRRLSRRHTRTGIVVIFILLTALAVWAFFIRAIEHVDTVSIGRGDIESSVTALGTLQPHSYVDIGAQASGEIRRIHVQPGDMVRKGQLLVEVDPSIQQAKVDVDQSTLASLRAQLVSAQAQRELAQQQYDRQRRMASEGSTRDEDLQTAYAALMSARATIDNLRAQIDGAQSNLKGDEAQLGYTRIYAPMSGTVVTLDAREGQTLNATYQTPTILRIADLSTMTVWTQVSEADILQVKPGMPVYFTTLGSRERRWTGTVRQILPAPPNQTTSSNGGQQGNQPASTQSAGKVVLYTVLFDVANGDAQLMPQMSAQVFFVAAKAQKVIVAPLAALVPANGQPGNYTARVALGGRIVTREVRIGVHDRLSGEVLAGLQAGDRLVTGVRRTRAIDGRFQW; from the coding sequence ATGAGACGACTATCCAGACGACACACACGAACCGGCATTGTTGTGATTTTCATCTTGCTGACCGCACTGGCTGTCTGGGCGTTTTTCATTAGGGCTATTGAACATGTCGACACTGTCAGCATTGGCCGGGGCGATATCGAGTCCAGCGTCACAGCCCTGGGTACGCTCCAGCCACACAGCTATGTCGACATCGGCGCGCAGGCATCCGGCGAAATCCGCCGCATCCACGTCCAGCCTGGCGACATGGTCCGCAAGGGACAGTTGCTGGTCGAGGTCGATCCCAGCATCCAGCAGGCAAAGGTCGATGTCGACCAGTCCACGCTCGCGAGCCTGCGCGCGCAACTGGTCAGCGCCCAGGCCCAGCGCGAACTCGCGCAGCAGCAATACGACCGGCAGCGGCGCATGGCCTCCGAGGGTTCGACGCGCGACGAAGATTTGCAGACGGCGTACGCCGCGCTGATGTCGGCTCGCGCCACGATCGACAACCTGCGTGCCCAGATCGACGGCGCGCAGTCCAACCTCAAAGGCGATGAAGCGCAGCTCGGCTATACGCGTATCTATGCACCGATGAGCGGTACCGTCGTCACGCTCGATGCGCGCGAAGGACAGACGCTCAACGCAACCTATCAGACGCCGACGATACTGCGGATCGCCGACCTGTCCACCATGACGGTGTGGACCCAGGTTTCCGAAGCCGACATATTGCAGGTCAAGCCGGGCATGCCGGTCTACTTCACGACACTGGGTTCGAGGGAGCGCCGGTGGACCGGGACAGTGCGGCAGATCCTGCCCGCGCCGCCCAATCAGACCACCTCGTCCAATGGCGGCCAGCAGGGCAATCAGCCGGCGTCCACCCAGAGCGCCGGCAAGGTGGTGCTGTATACGGTGCTTTTCGACGTTGCCAACGGCGACGCGCAACTCATGCCGCAGATGAGCGCTCAGGTCTTCTTCGTCGCGGCGAAGGCGCAGAAGGTCATCGTCGCGCCACTTGCCGCGCTGGTGCCGGCGAATGGCCAGCCGGGCAATTACACGGCGCGGGTTGCGCTGGGTGGGCGCATTGTGACTCGCGAAGTGCGGATCGGTGTGCATGACCGCCTCAGCGGCGAAGTCCTGGCGGGACTGCAAGCCGGCGACCGGTTGGTCACCGGGGTACGCCGTACGCGGGCGATCGACGGGAGATTCCAGTGGTAA